A part of Gemmatimonadales bacterium genomic DNA contains:
- a CDS encoding PAAR domain-containing protein has translation MSKPAARLTDMHACPMQTPAVVPIPHVGGPIAFQGAPTVLINGLPAARVGDVAICVGPPDVIVAGSPTCLIAGMPAARMGDSTAHGGSIVAGSPNVMIGDSGGGAGGAAGFSMSAAKAKGLAFTRTDCASQGAREIVAASPFVPPEPAPGQAIAGHWIGIALVDEAGRPMAGDPYQLEREGTDPIAGLLDAEGRARHKGIEPGEYRLTFLRLEDRAVRADGGDQGESIAADDRTEPAEHTIQPGEHTAVASTLAEFRSWRTVWDDPGNQELRKERVNPFTLAADDALIVPVRRHRRFSRSTDQEHKFIATAPTLLLNLKVLDRGQTPMANRAARIVLGTGGEGAAVDGVVPNATDGDGRLSQPLSPSHRAGELAVHQGDAESEVDLTLWMRIGELAPANTIRGIQMRLNNLGYFAGFAAADEVQLRWATEEFEFDHGMKVTGKFRDPKVYNRIAHEHGDLLPDETVP, from the coding sequence ATGTCGAAACCGGCCGCTCGGCTCACCGACATGCACGCCTGCCCGATGCAGACCCCGGCCGTCGTGCCGATTCCGCACGTCGGTGGCCCGATTGCGTTCCAGGGCGCCCCCACGGTCCTGATCAACGGACTGCCGGCCGCGCGAGTGGGCGACGTTGCCATCTGCGTGGGGCCGCCGGACGTCATCGTGGCGGGGTCGCCAACCTGCCTGATCGCCGGGATGCCGGCCGCCCGGATGGGCGACAGCACCGCGCACGGCGGCAGCATCGTCGCCGGCTCGCCCAACGTCATGATTGGCGACTCCGGCGGAGGCGCCGGCGGCGCTGCCGGTTTCAGCATGTCGGCCGCCAAGGCCAAAGGCCTGGCCTTTACCCGAACCGATTGCGCCTCGCAGGGCGCCCGGGAAATCGTCGCCGCCTCGCCGTTCGTCCCCCCGGAACCCGCACCCGGGCAGGCGATCGCGGGACACTGGATCGGGATTGCGCTGGTCGACGAGGCCGGCCGTCCAATGGCAGGCGACCCGTATCAGCTCGAACGCGAGGGGACCGACCCGATTGCCGGCCTGCTGGACGCCGAGGGCCGCGCCCGGCACAAGGGCATCGAGCCTGGGGAGTATCGCCTCACGTTTCTCCGCCTCGAAGACCGCGCGGTCCGCGCCGACGGCGGCGATCAGGGGGAGTCGATCGCTGCGGACGACCGCACCGAACCGGCCGAACACACGATCCAGCCCGGCGAGCACACAGCGGTTGCCTCGACACTGGCCGAATTCCGCAGCTGGCGGACGGTCTGGGACGACCCGGGCAACCAGGAGTTGCGCAAGGAACGGGTCAATCCCTTCACCCTGGCCGCCGATGACGCGCTGATCGTTCCGGTCCGGCGGCACCGCCGATTTTCCCGCAGCACCGACCAGGAACACAAGTTCATCGCAACGGCACCCACGCTGCTGCTCAATCTCAAGGTCCTCGACCGCGGCCAGACGCCCATGGCAAATCGTGCCGCGCGTATCGTGCTGGGGACCGGCGGTGAGGGAGCCGCAGTCGACGGCGTCGTCCCGAATGCAACCGACGGCGACGGACGCCTGTCGCAACCCCTCTCACCATCTCATCGCGCTGGAGAACTCGCGGTGCACCAGGGCGACGCGGAAAGCGAGGTCGACCTGACGCTCTGGATGCGGATCGGCGAGTTGGCACCCGCCAACACCATTCGCGGGATTCAGATGCGGCTCAACAACCTTGGCTACTTCGCCGGCTTCGCAGCGGCGGACGAGGTGCAACTGCGGTGGGCGACCGAAGAGTTCGAGTTCGACCATGGGATGAAGGTCACCGGCAAGTTCCGCGACCCCAAGGTCTACAACCGGATTGCTCACGAACACGGTGACCTGCTGCCGGACGAGACGGTGCCCTGA
- a CDS encoding VWA domain-containing protein, whose translation MKAAALAAGCLALIGVGALAGQDGEVALLRCGERSARPCLMTTVSLRPEQARQLAGRSPDSLGLTWRARFLRDTSLAGRARRTWSSGTGENRVLVLVDVSGSMRNLGIGTAKLVVGNFLRTLDSLPAGSVRVAIAPFGSVNVAARIAAAQFTTPDSARYAIDGLPNPDRENTGLYSAVVAGVERLSRELAETGEGLGALVVLTDGDNDVGRSGDDAGLLAGASGLARAAQAVDGSAAFTTIVGIGNLNAQALTTLAGPRGRAYLTSLDAYELARPLAEVRDLFATSWELLFPLSVAREGLGRGPATLVPSVGFVAGAALWRPPVIALPAFVGVASSALVPEGVGAAPVGFVLDRRWPLALMAGVLLFLLWFVAPRLLWPVLSATPVQGAPPVKKAASPPPGGLRTDVKEVAPRRPSDVTAAKARRA comes from the coding sequence GTGAAAGCCGCGGCGCTTGCCGCAGGATGCCTCGCCCTCATCGGGGTTGGGGCTCTGGCGGGGCAGGATGGCGAGGTGGCGTTGCTGCGTTGCGGCGAGCGATCGGCCCGGCCCTGTCTGATGACGACGGTCTCGCTTCGCCCCGAGCAGGCCCGCCAGCTGGCGGGTCGGTCTCCCGACAGCTTGGGATTGACCTGGCGGGCGCGATTCCTGCGGGATACCAGCCTCGCGGGCCGCGCTCGACGAACCTGGTCGAGTGGAACGGGCGAGAACCGGGTGCTGGTTCTGGTCGACGTCAGCGGCAGCATGAGGAACCTGGGGATCGGGACCGCCAAGCTGGTGGTCGGGAACTTTCTCCGAACGCTCGATTCGCTGCCGGCCGGGTCGGTCCGGGTGGCGATCGCGCCGTTCGGGAGCGTCAACGTTGCTGCACGGATTGCTGCGGCTCAGTTCACGACCCCCGACTCGGCGCGGTATGCGATCGATGGGTTGCCCAATCCCGATCGTGAGAACACCGGGCTCTATAGCGCCGTGGTGGCCGGCGTCGAGCGTCTGTCGCGCGAACTCGCCGAGACGGGTGAGGGACTTGGTGCGCTGGTCGTCCTGACTGACGGAGACAATGATGTTGGGCGGTCCGGTGATGATGCGGGGCTGCTGGCGGGCGCTTCCGGGCTGGCGCGTGCTGCGCAGGCAGTGGATGGGAGTGCGGCCTTCACGACCATCGTCGGGATCGGCAATCTCAACGCGCAGGCGCTGACGACTCTTGCGGGTCCCCGAGGGCGGGCGTATCTCACGAGTCTGGACGCCTATGAGTTGGCCCGTCCGCTGGCAGAGGTGCGCGACCTTTTCGCGACCAGTTGGGAACTGCTGTTCCCGCTCTCGGTAGCGCGCGAGGGGCTCGGTCGGGGTCCGGCAACCCTGGTGCCCTCGGTCGGATTCGTTGCTGGAGCGGCGCTCTGGCGTCCGCCGGTCATTGCGCTGCCGGCCTTTGTGGGCGTGGCGTCGTCGGCCTTGGTGCCTGAAGGGGTCGGGGCAGCACCGGTTGGCTTCGTGCTGGATCGGCGCTGGCCGCTGGCGTTAATGGCGGGAGTACTGTTGTTCTTGTTATGGTTCGTGGCTCCCCGATTGTTGTGGCCGGTCCTGTCGGCGACACCGGTTCAGGGTGCCCCGCCGGTCAAGAAAGCAGCATCGCCGCCGCCAGGCGGGTTGCGAACCGACGTGAAGGAAGTTGCGCCGCGTCGGCCATCCGATGTTACGGCAGCGAAGGCGCGCCGCGCCTGA